In Tepidanaerobacter syntrophicus, a single genomic region encodes these proteins:
- a CDS encoding BlaI/MecI/CopY family transcriptional regulator: MSKLKLFDAEYKLMDIVWEHEPINSTELTKICRQKLGWKKSTTYTMIRKLAQRDILKNENATVTALLKRKDVQKYESEALLEDKFNGSLPAFLAAFLQDKKLSEKEAKEIQKMIEEATK; the protein is encoded by the coding sequence ATGAGCAAATTGAAACTTTTTGACGCAGAGTATAAACTTATGGATATTGTTTGGGAGCATGAACCTATAAATTCCACAGAGCTTACCAAGATATGCAGACAAAAGTTAGGTTGGAAAAAATCTACAACTTATACGATGATAAGAAAACTTGCCCAGCGAGATATTTTGAAAAACGAAAATGCCACAGTTACTGCTTTATTAAAACGGAAAGATGTTCAAAAATATGAAAGCGAAGCATTGCTAGAGGACAAATTTAACGGTTCACTTCCTGCATTTCTGGCGGCTTTTTTACAAGATAAAAAGCTTTCCGAAAAAGAAGCCAAAGAGATACAAAAGATGATTGAGGAGGCGACAAAGTGA
- a CDS encoding YbaB/EbfC family nucleoid-associated protein — MGNMNKIMKQVQKMQQDMAKLQEELQEKTVEATAGGGVVKVVASGKKQIVSIDISPEVVDPDDVEMLQDLIMAATNEALQKAEDMVAEEMGKLTGGLNMPGLF; from the coding sequence ATGGGAAATATGAATAAAATCATGAAACAGGTTCAGAAGATGCAGCAGGATATGGCAAAACTTCAGGAAGAACTTCAGGAGAAGACGGTTGAAGCTACTGCAGGAGGCGGAGTGGTAAAGGTAGTTGCCAGCGGAAAAAAACAAATTGTAAGTATCGACATAAGTCCGGAAGTAGTTGACCCGGATGATGTAGAAATGCTGCAAGATTTAATAATGGCAGCAACCAATGAAGCACTTCAAAAAGCTGAAGATATGGTGGCTGAAGAAATGGGAAAACTTACCGGCGGGCTAAATATGCCGGGACTCTTTTAG
- the tsaA gene encoding tRNA (N6-threonylcarbamoyladenosine(37)-N6)-methyltransferase TrmO — protein MEILMKPIGYIRSPYKDKTAAPKQGTPSEGTTAAIEILEEYKEGIADIKEGEYGIILFYFHKSEGYKLTTLSAKSNKIMGVFSTRSPNRPNGIGMSIVRFIKKENNRLIFEGVDMLDGTPVLDIKPYSKELCPKDIAPPKDFLS, from the coding sequence ATGGAGATTTTAATGAAACCTATTGGTTATATTCGATCGCCTTATAAAGACAAGACTGCTGCTCCCAAACAAGGTACACCATCAGAAGGAACAACAGCTGCTATTGAGATATTGGAGGAATACAAAGAAGGCATAGCCGATATTAAAGAAGGGGAATACGGTATCATATTATTCTATTTTCACAAATCCGAAGGCTATAAACTAACGACACTTTCTGCTAAAAGCAATAAAATTATGGGCGTGTTTTCTACAAGATCTCCTAACCGTCCAAACGGTATTGGAATGTCTATTGTCCGGTTTATTAAAAAAGAAAATAACCGACTGATTTTTGAAGGAGTAGATATGCTAGATGGCACTCCTGTGCTTGATATTAAGCCATATAGCAAAGAATTGTGTCCTAAAGATATAGCTCCGCCAAAAGATTTCTTATCTTAG
- a CDS encoding M56 family metallopeptidase, with amino-acid sequence MSKLFITVLNMSITASFAALIIIFARMLLRKSPKIFSYALWAVVWFRLICPVSFESALSLLPGQNLMFYNVDTLANPNALSEQYGAGSAVKQTLESTLTAVNTSSNANLIDTAVKIAAAVWILGIAIILCHSTISYLKLRNRISTATFYKDNIFETDQIHTPFVLGLMRPRIYIPTGLEQKELDYILKHEQIHIKRRDYVIKPIAFFTVVLHWFNPIVWISYFLMSKDMEMSCDEEVIRQSKEDIRVSYSRSLLSLSMKQSGLLAPLAFGESNIKTRIKNIINYKKPALWAICPACILVVAISMALAANPSDKIEYLASAEKFLEYKTDYVGDASKVGNIISLLDFPENVNYSYFELHTENVPYGITVHLNTDAKTRNKYTGAINQTPFEKNAIIMFSLIGNVDYINFNLTDGQNDYLIQYTKDQADAMVGKDVREFSLDKKTFAQLLKIGDKIEESFINENKNSSITTIGGADGPLKMYETDKVDKSEQIVAFAWEVINKDIAYYEENPEVKIIDSKITRLERIESFDDLTDKTIDVYALEYRLLPEDLSKVVLAGGMDVDDDGWLKETSSMGSPLLVVSRDDDSIEFIGIVMTGTAVEEGSLKTAVRELLEKNQ; translated from the coding sequence GTGAGCAAACTTTTTATTACTGTACTAAATATGAGTATTACTGCAAGCTTTGCAGCTTTAATCATAATTTTCGCCCGTATGCTGCTTAGAAAATCACCAAAGATTTTTTCTTATGCACTTTGGGCAGTGGTATGGTTTCGCCTCATATGTCCCGTATCTTTTGAAAGCGCCCTAAGTCTTTTGCCCGGCCAAAACCTTATGTTTTATAACGTTGATACACTTGCAAATCCAAATGCACTATCCGAACAATATGGTGCAGGCAGTGCTGTAAAGCAAACATTGGAATCGACTTTAACAGCAGTAAATACCTCATCAAATGCGAACTTGATAGATACAGCAGTAAAAATTGCTGCAGCTGTCTGGATATTAGGGATTGCGATAATTTTGTGCCACAGCACTATATCCTATCTTAAACTCAGAAATCGTATTTCTACTGCAACTTTTTATAAAGACAATATCTTTGAAACTGATCAAATTCATACTCCTTTTGTCCTTGGGCTTATGCGACCGAGAATCTATATTCCCACAGGGCTTGAACAAAAAGAATTGGACTATATTTTAAAACATGAGCAGATACATATAAAGAGAAGGGATTATGTTATAAAGCCCATAGCCTTCTTTACTGTAGTTTTGCATTGGTTTAACCCTATTGTATGGATTAGCTATTTTCTTATGTCAAAAGATATGGAGATGTCTTGTGATGAAGAAGTAATCAGACAGTCAAAAGAAGATATACGTGTTAGTTACTCTCGCTCACTGCTTTCACTTTCGATGAAGCAGTCAGGTCTTTTAGCTCCGCTTGCCTTTGGCGAAAGCAATATCAAAACTCGAATAAAAAATATAATAAACTACAAAAAGCCGGCGCTTTGGGCTATATGCCCTGCTTGCATTTTAGTTGTAGCAATATCAATGGCACTTGCGGCAAATCCTTCGGACAAAATAGAATATTTAGCTTCAGCTGAAAAATTCTTAGAATATAAGACGGATTATGTAGGAGATGCGTCAAAGGTCGGCAATATTATTTCTCTGCTGGATTTCCCTGAAAATGTAAACTATAGCTACTTTGAACTTCACACAGAAAATGTTCCTTACGGTATTACAGTGCATTTGAATACCGATGCTAAGACGAGGAATAAATATACCGGCGCTATAAATCAGACACCTTTTGAGAAAAATGCCATTATCATGTTTTCACTCATAGGTAACGTGGATTATATCAATTTTAATTTGACTGACGGCCAAAATGATTATCTGATTCAATATACTAAAGATCAAGCAGATGCTATGGTAGGGAAAGATGTACGAGAATTTTCTTTAGATAAAAAAACATTTGCACAGCTTTTGAAAATAGGGGACAAGATAGAAGAAAGTTTTATCAACGAGAACAAAAATAGTTCTATTACCACAATTGGCGGAGCAGATGGACCGCTTAAAATGTATGAAACAGATAAAGTCGATAAGTCAGAACAAATTGTTGCTTTTGCATGGGAAGTAATAAACAAAGATATTGCATATTATGAAGAAAATCCGGAAGTTAAAATTATTGACAGCAAAATAACGCGTTTAGAACGCATAGAAAGCTTTGACGACTTAACAGATAAAACCATCGACGTATATGCATTGGAATATCGCCTGCTTCCGGAAGACTTAAGTAAAGTAGTTTTGGCAGGAGGCATGGACGTAGATGATGACGGCTGGCTCAAGGAAACCAGCAGTATGGGAAGCCCTTTGCTTGTAGTATCTCGAGATGATGATAGCATTGAATTTATCGGAATAGTTATGACAGGAACTGCGGTAGAAGAAGGCAGCCTGAAAACGGCTGTAAGGGAACTGCTTGAGAAAAACCAATAA
- the recR gene encoding recombination mediator RecR: MAYYAEPLDRLISELSRLPGIGPKTAQRLAFYLLKMPKERVENLTDAIIQAKNSIIYCSICGNFTDTDPCSICQSPYRDKSIIMVVEDPKDVVAIEKTRDYKGVYHVLHGAISPLEGIGPDDIKIKELLSRITPEVKEIIIATNPNVEGEATAMYLARLLKTLQVKVTRIAHGIPVGGDLEYADEVTLTKALEGRQEME, encoded by the coding sequence ATGGCTTATTATGCAGAACCGCTGGATCGCCTCATTAGTGAACTTTCCAGATTGCCGGGCATAGGTCCCAAAACTGCCCAGCGCTTAGCCTTTTATCTTTTAAAGATGCCAAAAGAGCGCGTAGAAAATCTTACAGACGCCATTATACAGGCAAAAAATTCCATTATTTATTGCTCGATTTGCGGCAATTTTACTGATACAGATCCATGCAGCATATGCCAATCTCCTTATAGAGACAAGAGCATTATAATGGTTGTAGAAGATCCAAAGGATGTAGTTGCCATTGAAAAGACCAGAGACTACAAAGGGGTTTATCATGTCCTCCATGGCGCCATATCGCCTCTAGAAGGCATAGGCCCTGACGACATTAAAATCAAAGAACTTCTTTCCAGGATAACTCCAGAAGTAAAAGAAATTATTATTGCCACAAATCCAAACGTGGAGGGCGAAGCCACGGCGATGTATCTTGCAAGACTTTTGAAAACCTTACAAGTAAAAGTAACCCGTATAGCTCACGGAATACCGGTTGGCGGGGACCTAGAATATGCAGACGAAGTTACACTGACCAAAGCCTTAGAAGGCAGACAGGAAATGGAATAA
- a CDS encoding acetyl-CoA hydrolase/transferase family protein: MPNQTLYQTQYKSKLVDAAEAVKVVKSGDWVDYDFAHLHPRELDKALAARKDELTDVKIRGMLSLWQPEVVKIDPERKHFIYNSWHFSGIDRKMHDQGLCDYIPMIYRNKPLFYRNELTVDVAMIQVAPMDNHGFFNFSLINSATRSIVEKAKTVIVEVNPRLPRCLGGWQENVHISEVDYIVEGPGEPPVAIPAALPTQQEIKIAHLVVSQLTDGSNLQFGIGGLPNAIGTMLADSDLKNLGCHTEMLVDAYYYLDMAGKLTNKNKKFLKGKTVWSFCVGSKELYDWVDDNPALASFPVDYTNDPTVIAANDNAVSINSAIEVDLFGQISGESSGLRQISGTGGQLDFVTGAFQSRGGKAFICLPSTYKDKDGNVHSRIVPVLPLGGAVTTPRSQAHYIVTEYGIANLAGRTTWERAEALISIAHPKFRDGLIKEAEKMKIWRRSNK, from the coding sequence TTGCCTAATCAAACTCTTTATCAGACTCAGTATAAATCCAAACTGGTTGATGCAGCAGAGGCGGTAAAAGTGGTCAAAAGCGGGGATTGGGTGGATTATGATTTTGCTCATCTTCACCCTAGGGAATTGGATAAGGCCCTGGCTGCCCGCAAAGATGAACTGACTGATGTAAAAATACGCGGCATGCTTTCTCTTTGGCAGCCGGAAGTAGTCAAGATTGACCCGGAGCGAAAGCATTTTATTTATAATTCTTGGCACTTTAGCGGTATCGATCGTAAAATGCACGACCAGGGACTTTGCGACTACATTCCAATGATTTACCGCAACAAGCCTCTATTTTATCGCAATGAACTTACAGTTGATGTAGCAATGATTCAGGTTGCTCCTATGGACAACCATGGATTTTTTAATTTTTCTCTGATCAACTCTGCGACTAGGTCTATTGTGGAAAAAGCCAAAACAGTGATTGTCGAAGTAAATCCTCGTCTGCCCCGATGTCTTGGCGGATGGCAGGAAAATGTGCATATTTCTGAAGTGGATTACATAGTAGAGGGGCCCGGTGAGCCACCTGTGGCAATTCCAGCTGCCTTGCCAACACAACAGGAAATAAAAATTGCACATCTTGTAGTAAGTCAGCTTACAGACGGTTCCAATCTTCAGTTCGGCATCGGCGGTCTGCCAAATGCCATCGGAACAATGTTAGCTGATTCCGATCTAAAAAACCTGGGATGTCATACAGAGATGTTAGTTGACGCATACTATTATTTGGATATGGCCGGAAAGCTTACAAATAAGAACAAAAAATTTTTAAAAGGCAAAACGGTTTGGTCCTTTTGCGTGGGCAGTAAAGAGCTTTATGACTGGGTAGACGACAACCCGGCATTGGCTTCTTTTCCGGTAGACTACACTAACGATCCTACTGTAATTGCCGCAAATGACAACGCAGTATCTATTAACAGCGCCATAGAAGTAGATTTGTTTGGTCAAATATCAGGAGAATCTTCCGGATTAAGACAAATCAGTGGTACAGGCGGTCAACTCGATTTCGTTACCGGTGCTTTTCAGTCCAGGGGAGGAAAAGCTTTCATTTGCCTTCCTTCCACATACAAGGATAAGGATGGCAATGTTCACTCTAGGATTGTGCCCGTTCTACCTCTTGGAGGAGCCGTCACTACCCCACGTAGTCAAGCACATTACATAGTAACAGAATACGGAATTGCCAACCTTGCCGGACGCACCACTTGGGAGAGAGCCGAGGCCCTAATCTCAATCGCCCACCCTAAATTCAGGGACGGGCTAATCAAAGAAGCAGAAAAGATGAAAATTTGGCGGCGCAGCAACAAATAA